The genomic region GGGATCTGTTAAGCTGTTGATCACATCGGTCAATGTTTTTGCGGGTAAGGTCAAACCCAGGTCGCCGTCCAAATTGGCATCCATCCAAACCGTGACCCCCACGGTCAAGTCGGTAGCCGAGAGGCGAAGCTGATCCTCATCCTTACTGAGCAAAATGTTCGACAAGATCGGTAGATGGGAGTGAAAACCTACCGCTCGCCCAACAATTGCCAGGCTTTCAGAAAAAGTATTCTTTTGAACAGTCACTTTGCATGTCATTCTGTATCTCCTTGTTGTTTTATAGACTGGGCGTTTGATCGTCCAACCAGTGTTCAAGCGCAGCAACGAGCTTCTCGTCTTCTGCAATTTGCGCCATGAGTTCATCCATGCTAGGGAAGTGCAAGAGTTGTTGCTCCAATTCCTCGACCCATTTTTCTATTTCTTCTGACGAAAGGGAGACAGGCTTTTCCAGCTTTACTCCCTGGTTCCTTTGGGTTGCTTGAAAGCGATCTGTTACTTTGCATGGCGCAACGAAAGCCCGCCGCTCAAACAGATCGATAATCAAGTGATAGTCTGCAGGATTTTCAGAAGAACCCAGGTTGAACTCCGTCAGGAGAGGACGAACTGATTTATGTTGCACGTAGGCCAGGTAGCCTGGCCAGAGACCAGTAAAGGTCACCAGACCATCCGATACCATGACCTCATCTCCACAGGGTTCCCACCAGAGGGCAAGATAATGGGTAT from Desulfomonilia bacterium harbors:
- a CDS encoding DNA polymerase III subunit beta translates to MTCKVTVQKNTFSESLAIVGRAVGFHSHLPILSNILLSKDEDQLRLSATDLTVGVTVWMDANLDGDLGLTLPAKTLTDVINSLTDPEVVFSVNGKPEASLKCGTYKGIVKGIDASEFPTIPEYPITNGVSMDASMFKEMIQKVAFA